From a single Wolbachia endosymbiont of Oedothorax gibbosus genomic region:
- a CDS encoding MFS transporter, with protein MQQITKVIFSSLICNTLLWYDHMLFGHLINIIGGMFFPSDDQLTSILKAFGVFAVGFLMRPVGAAIFGHIGDKHGRRVALLLSIILMTLSTVLIAFVPGYQSIGILASILVVCLRLLQGISLGGEAGNAPFLIEHAPKNKKGFFGSIEVLSAILGSILSLIAVLICKKVSDFESWGWRLPFIFSLAMGLISIYMRYILDESPEYKRQKNPSKLPLKELLNNYKKPVLISIGIDLVENASLYIYLVFFNVLTSTINTHFNHMVEILSQIALGGLTILCAILSDKIGREKVMKFAFITFVIVSYPVFSMILSGDNLLTIIAHILFIIPIAASLGPVSAFMCELFPTKVRYSGFGLSRNIAAGFFGGLAPFICTTIIKVTGQETSASFYMIFCALIGLVAISQIKGELSSKSPKVNQV; from the coding sequence ATGCAACAAATAACAAAAGTAATATTTTCAAGTTTGATTTGTAACACTTTATTGTGGTATGACCACATGCTTTTTGGCCACTTAATAAACATAATAGGTGGTATGTTTTTTCCATCGGATGATCAACTAACCAGCATATTGAAGGCTTTTGGAGTGTTTGCAGTGGGTTTCTTAATGAGACCAGTCGGCGCTGCTATATTTGGTCACATTGGTGATAAGCATGGCAGAAGAGTTGCCTTATTGCTCTCGATTATATTAATGACTTTATCAACCGTATTAATTGCTTTTGTTCCAGGTTATCAAAGCATTGGAATACTAGCGTCAATACTGGTAGTTTGTTTAAGGTTATTGCAGGGTATATCTCTTGGAGGGGAAGCAGGAAATGCACCATTTTTAATAGAACACGCTCCTAAAAACAAAAAAGGATTTTTTGGCAGCATTGAAGTATTAAGTGCAATTCTTGGTTCAATATTAAGCCTGATAGCGGTACTCATATGCAAAAAAGTATCTGATTTTGAATCTTGGGGGTGGAGATTACCTTTCATTTTCAGTTTAGCAATGGGATTAATTAGCATATATATGAGATATATACTTGATGAAAGCCCAGAGTATAAAAGACAAAAAAATCCGTCTAAATTGCCATTAAAAGAGTTATTAAACAATTACAAAAAGCCTGTTCTAATATCAATAGGTATTGACTTGGTTGAAAATGCGTCTCTCTATATATATTTGGTATTTTTCAATGTGCTTACATCAACAATAAATACTCATTTTAACCATATGGTAGAAATACTAAGTCAAATTGCGCTCGGAGGATTGACAATATTGTGTGCAATACTTTCTGATAAGATAGGAAGAGAAAAAGTTATGAAGTTTGCATTTATAACTTTTGTGATAGTGAGTTATCCAGTTTTTTCAATGATACTAAGTGGTGATAATTTGCTAACCATAATCGCACACATTCTTTTTATAATTCCAATAGCTGCATCGCTTGGTCCTGTCAGTGCATTTATGTGTGAATTATTTCCAACAAAGGTTCGGTACAGCGGATTTGGTTTGTCAAGAAATATAGCTGCTGGATTTTTTGGTGGTCTTGCACCATTTATATGCACAACAATTATCAAGGTTACAGGACAAGAGACTTCAGCTAGTTTTTACATGATTTTCTGTGCATTAATTGGGCTAGTTGCTATATCGCAAATTAAGGGTGAGCTTTCTTCAAAATCACCCAAGGTAAACCAAGTATAG
- a CDS encoding IS982 family transposase, producing the protein MKKDITELYCCVEDFCRAVDDNFANRFLSNGKKPTRVPEIAHSEILTIILLYHKSPCKNFKAFYLCYLQLFYRSEFSKLPSYHRFIALKPRVLWYLALLLQWFCEQAKMTGISYIDSTSIAVCHRKRISRNKVFKGLAELGKNTYGWFFGFKLHVVINEIGEIQGVTLTRGNVDDRKPVPTLTKKLTGLLFGDKGYIKKELFEKLFDRGLKLVTKVKKGMKNALISLKEKILLGKRSIVETVFGCLKNKFELEHTRHRSTVNFLVHIFSTLISYSMQSKKPCISQLYFVG; encoded by the coding sequence ATGAAGAAAGATATTACAGAACTGTACTGTTGCGTCGAGGATTTTTGTCGTGCGGTAGATGATAATTTTGCAAATAGGTTCTTATCAAACGGCAAAAAACCAACCAGAGTACCAGAAATAGCGCACTCAGAAATTCTAACCATAATCCTATTATACCATAAATCACCATGTAAAAACTTCAAGGCTTTTTATCTTTGTTATCTTCAGTTATTCTATAGATCAGAGTTTTCAAAGCTGCCTTCATATCACAGATTTATTGCCTTAAAGCCGCGAGTTTTGTGGTATTTAGCATTACTTTTGCAATGGTTTTGTGAACAAGCAAAAATGACCGGGATTTCCTACATAGATTCTACTTCAATAGCAGTATGCCATCGAAAAAGAATCTCAAGAAATAAGGTTTTCAAAGGATTAGCAGAGTTAGGAAAGAATACTTACGGCTGGTTTTTTGGTTTTAAATTACATGTAGTAATCAATGAAATAGGTGAAATTCAAGGTGTTACGCTAACCAGAGGTAACGTCGATGACAGAAAACCTGTACCAACTCTAACCAAAAAACTAACTGGACTTTTGTTTGGAGATAAGGGCTATATAAAGAAAGAGCTCTTTGAGAAACTATTCGATAGAGGTCTAAAACTCGTCACTAAAGTGAAAAAAGGTATGAAAAATGCACTGATTTCGCTGAAAGAGAAGATTTTACTAGGGAAAAGATCGATTGTTGAAACGGTTTTTGGCTGCCTAAAAAACAAATTTGAACTTGAGCACACTCGGCATAGATCCACAGTAAATTTCTTGGTACATATTTTTTCTACCCTCATTTCTTATTCAATGCAATCGAAAAAGCCCTGTATTTCTCAGCTTTACTTCGTTGGTTAA
- the map gene encoding type I methionyl aminopeptidase — MNITIHSQEDFEFMRKAGRLAAETLDFIAPYVKVGVTTNELNDLCHEFIINAGAIPAPLNYRGYPKSICTSKNAVVCHGVPDDKPLKDGDILNIDVTVILNGWHGDTSRMFWVGKPSIKAKRLCDATYHALMEAIKQVKPGNKLNEIGLAIEKYIRDFGYSIVRSYCGHGIGKVFHAQPNVVHFYDQDENLVLKEGMFFTIEPMINAGKHETLLSKLDDWTVTTRDLSLSAQFEHTLGVTKDGAEIFTLSPKNWHFPPYN, encoded by the coding sequence ATGAACATAACTATACACTCACAAGAAGATTTTGAATTTATGCGCAAAGCTGGCAGGCTTGCTGCTGAAACTCTTGATTTCATTGCACCATACGTAAAGGTAGGAGTGACAACTAATGAGTTAAATGATCTATGCCATGAATTTATAATCAATGCAGGTGCAATTCCAGCACCACTAAACTATAGGGGGTATCCAAAATCGATTTGCACTTCAAAAAATGCAGTTGTGTGCCATGGTGTTCCCGATGATAAACCGCTTAAAGATGGAGATATTTTAAATATTGATGTCACGGTGATTTTAAATGGTTGGCATGGTGATACAAGTCGCATGTTTTGGGTTGGCAAGCCATCAATAAAAGCAAAACGTTTGTGTGACGCTACTTATCATGCATTGATGGAAGCAATTAAACAAGTTAAACCCGGCAATAAGTTAAATGAAATAGGGCTTGCTATAGAGAAATATATTAGAGATTTTGGATATTCTATCGTACGCAGCTACTGCGGACATGGTATAGGAAAAGTCTTTCATGCTCAACCAAATGTAGTGCATTTCTATGATCAAGATGAAAATCTCGTCTTGAAGGAAGGTATGTTCTTTACAATAGAGCCAATGATTAATGCTGGAAAACATGAGACTCTGCTCAGTAAACTCGATGATTGGACAGTGACAACACGCGATCTTTCACTTTCTGCTCAATTTGAACATACGCTCGGAGTAACAAAAGATGGTGCTGAAATATTCACATTATCACCTAAAAATTGGCACTTCCCGCCTTATAATTAG